Proteins from a genomic interval of Treponema succinifaciens DSM 2489:
- a CDS encoding NgoBV family restriction endonuclease: MKVNALKVFEKLLDEDKLLEIEGQIKFFLGDVDIIVKQKDVVGNIIQEWLQGWMDKRGIKYALNDNTQMPPDFFLNPDDKTSDLLEVKAFNRSASPGFDIADFRMYEEEIIEKPYMLNVDYLIFGYDMSDNGIVTIKDLWLKKVWEITRRMDGWSINLQVKQGVVHKIRPGVWYSDRPGNIPMFKSMEDFIAAIEEAVYQNPKTHESAATWKKNFIDSYRKFYGVKLDIPRWQEIASKYEV, encoded by the coding sequence ATGAAAGTGAATGCGCTTAAAGTATTTGAAAAATTACTTGATGAAGATAAATTGCTTGAAATTGAAGGACAAATAAAATTCTTTTTGGGTGATGTAGACATAATTGTAAAGCAGAAAGATGTTGTCGGAAACATAATACAGGAATGGCTTCAAGGATGGATGGATAAGCGTGGTATAAAATATGCCCTTAATGACAATACTCAAATGCCTCCAGATTTCTTTTTGAATCCAGACGACAAAACATCTGACTTATTGGAAGTAAAGGCATTCAATCGTTCTGCAAGCCCAGGATTCGATATTGCGGATTTTAGAATGTATGAGGAAGAAATAATCGAAAAACCATATATGCTAAATGTAGATTATCTTATTTTTGGGTATGACATGAGCGATAATGGTATTGTGACTATTAAAGATTTGTGGCTTAAAAAGGTCTGGGAAATTACCCGAAGAATGGATGGTTGGTCTATAAACTTACAAGTAAAACAAGGTGTCGTCCATAAAATCAGACCTGGGGTTTGGTACAGTGACAGACCTGGTAATATTCCAATGTTTAAAAGTATGGAAGATTTTATCGCCGCAATAGAGGAAGCTGTATATCAAAATCCAAAGACTCATGAGTCAGCCGCAACTTGGAAAAAGAATTTCATTGATAGTTATAGAAAATTTTATGGTGTAAAACTTGATATACCAAGATGGCAAGAAATTGCATCTAAGTATGAAGTATAA
- a CDS encoding LysR family transcriptional regulator: MIETYILQNLVAFADSGTLVAASEIVNVTQPSLTRSLQKLEDILGVRLFDRTKNTISLNQTGRLAVDYARRILALQNEMENEVVDFYRRTREIKVASIAPAPLWHLTELFNKAVPKTKVTGNLCEENDRLFSDLEHDKAQVIITTENRADERFYAREFFEEHLKVFLPKSHNLAKKKSVSLSDLAGETFIMASALGFWTNVVKSKIPEAKFIEQDDITDLRDIINHSTLPAFVTDFTEKTGHLPVLEKSSRVAVSIRDEAVNVRFYAVCRVEMMRQLREVFSL, encoded by the coding sequence ATGATAGAAACTTACATCCTTCAAAATCTTGTCGCCTTTGCTGACAGTGGAACGCTTGTTGCCGCAAGTGAAATTGTGAATGTAACGCAGCCGTCACTTACGCGTTCTCTTCAAAAACTGGAAGATATTCTTGGGGTGCGGCTTTTTGACAGGACTAAAAATACAATCTCTTTGAATCAGACCGGCCGACTTGCCGTGGACTATGCCCGCCGAATTCTTGCGCTTCAAAATGAGATGGAAAATGAGGTGGTGGATTTTTACAGGCGGACGAGGGAAATCAAGGTCGCCTCTATCGCCCCCGCACCCTTGTGGCATCTGACGGAGCTTTTCAATAAGGCGGTGCCCAAAACAAAAGTGACGGGAAATCTTTGCGAGGAAAACGACAGGCTTTTTTCTGATTTGGAGCATGATAAGGCGCAGGTCATCATCACCACGGAAAACAGGGCGGACGAGCGTTTTTATGCCCGAGAATTTTTTGAAGAACATCTGAAGGTCTTTCTGCCCAAAAGCCATAACCTTGCCAAAAAGAAGTCCGTATCTCTCTCTGACCTTGCAGGAGAAACTTTCATCATGGCTTCCGCACTGGGGTTCTGGACGAATGTGGTAAAAAGCAAGATTCCAGAAGCAAAGTTCATCGAGCAGGACGATATCACCGACCTCCGCGACATCATCAACCATTCCACCCTCCCGGCCTTCGTGACCGACTTCACAGAAAAAACAGGGCACCTTCCGGTATTGGAAAAGTCAAGCCGTGTAGCGGTTTCCATCAGAGATGAGGCGGTGAATGTGCGCTTTTATGCGGTCTGCCGTGTTGAGATGATGAGGCAATTAAGAGAAGTTTTTTCACTTTAA
- a CDS encoding flavodoxin, translating into MAKTLILYFSVYNSTHHLAEEISRQTGFVSIELELVIPYSTDYNTVLNQAQNDQHKQIRPALKTKIDSKKWAEYDTIILGYLNWWASIPMPIATL; encoded by the coding sequence ATGGCAAAGACACTTATTCTTTATTTTTCAGTATACAATTCAACACATCACCTGGCAGAAGAAATCTCCCGCCAAACTGGCTTTGTCAGCATTGAGCTTGAACTTGTTATCCCCTATTCCACAGACTACAACACCGTTTTGAATCAGGCCCAAAACGACCAGCACAAACAGATTCGCCCTGCTCTCAAAACAAAAATCGACTCAAAAAAATGGGCAGAGTATGATACAATAATCTTGGGTTATCTAAACTGGTGGGCAAGCATTCCAATGCCCATTGCAACGTTATGA